A region of Pyxidicoccus parkwaysis DNA encodes the following proteins:
- a CDS encoding Dyp-type peroxidase — protein sequence MPGRKDGLLELEDIQAGVVRPRPTPYAASYILLRVDERAAGREALGRLSEVVASAANPDRLAGRAWVSVALTYWGLQSLGLPPESLRSFSWEFQQGMSARASALGDTGESSPEHWEHPLGTSDVHIIVVALGPNRQMLDGELTRARKAFETLPGVTPIWRQDCHALPTETEPFGFRDGINHPAIEGSGIPGTNPHEPPLKPGEFVLGYPDEMGGISPVPQPEVLGRNGTYAVFRKLHQRVAAFRRYLRENAESSAEEEWLAAKLMGRWRSGAPLALCPAADDAALGADRDRNNAFQYADDPTGYKTPAGCHIRRMNPRDTPVAGVVRLHRMIRRGTAYGPVLPEGVLEDDGVDRGLMFAFIGAHLGRQFEFVQSEWVNAGTSLGLGDTKDPVTGPNAGTGSFSIPRRHIPKRLRGLSQFVVTRGGEYCFMPGLRALRWLAELES from the coding sequence ATGCCCGGACGCAAAGACGGCCTGCTGGAGTTGGAAGACATTCAGGCGGGAGTGGTGCGTCCCCGGCCTACGCCCTATGCCGCGAGCTACATCCTGTTGCGCGTCGACGAGCGGGCCGCCGGGCGAGAGGCGCTCGGGCGGCTCAGTGAAGTCGTCGCGTCGGCCGCCAATCCCGACCGGCTCGCGGGCCGCGCCTGGGTGTCCGTGGCGCTGACGTACTGGGGGCTTCAGTCCCTGGGCCTTCCTCCAGAGTCGCTGCGGAGCTTCTCCTGGGAGTTCCAGCAGGGAATGTCCGCCCGAGCGAGCGCGCTGGGCGACACCGGCGAGAGCAGCCCCGAACACTGGGAGCATCCGCTGGGCACCTCGGACGTCCACATCATCGTGGTGGCGCTCGGCCCGAATCGACAGATGCTCGACGGCGAGCTGACGAGGGCTCGGAAGGCCTTCGAGACGCTGCCGGGTGTCACGCCTATCTGGCGACAGGACTGCCACGCGCTGCCCACCGAGACAGAGCCCTTCGGCTTCCGGGATGGCATCAACCATCCCGCGATAGAGGGGAGCGGCATTCCGGGCACCAACCCGCACGAGCCGCCGCTCAAGCCCGGTGAGTTCGTGCTCGGCTATCCGGATGAGATGGGAGGCATCAGCCCCGTTCCCCAGCCGGAAGTCCTTGGACGCAATGGCACGTATGCGGTCTTCCGCAAGCTGCACCAGCGCGTCGCGGCCTTCCGGCGGTACCTGCGGGAGAACGCGGAGTCCTCCGCCGAAGAAGAGTGGCTCGCGGCCAAGCTGATGGGCCGCTGGCGAAGCGGCGCCCCGCTCGCGCTCTGCCCCGCCGCGGACGACGCCGCGCTGGGCGCGGACCGTGACAGGAACAATGCCTTCCAGTACGCGGACGACCCCACCGGCTACAAGACGCCCGCGGGCTGCCACATCCGGCGCATGAATCCACGCGACACCCCGGTGGCCGGAGTCGTGAGGCTGCACCGGATGATTCGCCGGGGCACCGCGTATGGCCCGGTACTTCCCGAGGGCGTGCTGGAGGATGACGGTGTCGACCGGGGATTGATGTTCGCGTTCATCGGCGCCCACCTGGGACGGCAGTTCGAGTTCGTGCAGTCGGAATGGGTGAACGCGGGTACGTCATTGGGCCTGGGCGATACCAAGGACCCTGTCACCGGGCCCAACGCGGGCACGGGCTCGTTCTCCATTCCCAGACGTCACATTCCCAAGCGACTTCGTGGCCTCTCCCAGTTCGTCGTCACGCGCGGTGGCGAGTATTGCTTCATGCCCGGGCTCCGCGCGCTGCGCTGGCTCGCCGAGCTCGAGTCTTGA
- a CDS encoding error-prone DNA polymerase: MDYAELVCRSNFSFLRGASHPEELVATAARLGLRSLALTDADGLYGVVKAHLAAKEHGVRLILGAELTLEDAPPVVVYAADAGGYANLCSLVSQSRMTHPKGEAGLPWRALADRSAGLLALLPEPCAAERVAPLAEAFPERFHVGLCRTLSAGDFARETRVDALARELGVPVVAHNDVHTHHRRRQPLQDVLVSIRHGTTVDRAGTLLLPNAERTLKGPYEMARLFADRPEALERTVELASRCHASLDDLHYRFPEEDLPEGRTANEHLRALTYEGLTVRYPGGVPPEVVRQIEHELKLIAALDFAGYFLALWDIVKYARGRGILCQGRGSAANSAVCYALQITAIDPVRMGLLFERFLSMERKEPPDIDVDFEHERREEVLQYVYEKHGRQRAGMVCEVICYRGRLALRETGKALGLSLDQVDKLSKVAAANGFQVTPEVLLEAGLSAFDSRVQKTLSLAMEMEGFPRHLSIHVGGFVITREPLTELVPVENAAMPGRTVIQWEKDDINSIGLLKVDLLALGMLTALSKCLALIREHHGRELSLATIPPEDPKVYDMLCEADTVGVFQIESRAQMNMLPRLKPRTFYDLVVEIALIRPGPIVGNMVHPFLRRRNGIEKPEYPSEAVKEILGKTLGVPLFQEQAMKLAMVAAGFTAGEADGLRRVLSHKRAESMLLQYRGRFVEGCISRGYQRAQAEEWFDNFRGFAHYGFPESHSASFALIAYASSWLKCHYPAAFTAALLNSQPMGFYAPHTLVADAQRHGVEVRPVDVQRSRWNCTLEDGGKALRLGLRMVKGLGASAGQRVESAKREGETFRDVGDLARRARIPRHELTRLALAGSLAELCGSRRKALWEIQALGPLDSDDLFFGMSMDGTEVELPSMSLFERVVADYDTVGLSLEKHPLELLRPALKKMGAVTAEGLKRVRSGQKVSVGGMLICRQRPPTAKGICFISLEDETGIANLIVPPDVYEACRKQIHGALFIVGQGVLERSGKVTNVKTRHVQGLSQA, from the coding sequence GTGGACTACGCCGAGCTCGTCTGTCGCTCCAACTTCTCGTTCCTCCGTGGCGCCTCGCATCCGGAGGAGCTGGTGGCCACGGCCGCGAGGCTCGGGTTGCGCTCGCTGGCGCTGACGGACGCGGACGGGCTGTACGGGGTGGTGAAGGCGCACCTGGCGGCGAAGGAGCACGGCGTGAGGCTCATCCTCGGGGCCGAGCTGACGCTGGAGGACGCCCCGCCGGTGGTGGTGTACGCGGCGGACGCGGGCGGGTACGCGAACCTGTGCAGTCTGGTGTCGCAGAGCCGGATGACCCACCCGAAGGGTGAGGCGGGGCTGCCGTGGCGGGCGCTGGCGGACCGCTCCGCGGGGTTGCTCGCGCTGCTGCCCGAGCCGTGCGCGGCGGAGCGAGTGGCCCCGCTGGCGGAGGCCTTCCCGGAGCGCTTCCACGTGGGCCTGTGCCGGACGCTGTCGGCGGGAGACTTCGCGCGGGAGACGCGGGTGGATGCGCTGGCGCGCGAGTTGGGCGTGCCCGTGGTGGCGCACAACGACGTGCACACGCACCACCGCCGGCGTCAGCCATTGCAGGACGTGCTGGTGTCCATCCGGCACGGGACGACGGTGGACAGGGCGGGGACGCTGCTGTTGCCCAACGCGGAGCGGACGCTGAAGGGGCCGTATGAGATGGCGCGCCTGTTCGCGGACCGGCCGGAGGCGCTGGAGCGCACGGTGGAACTGGCGTCGCGCTGCCATGCCTCGCTGGATGACCTGCACTACCGCTTCCCCGAGGAGGACCTGCCCGAGGGACGCACGGCGAACGAGCACCTGCGGGCGCTGACGTACGAGGGGCTCACGGTGCGCTACCCGGGAGGCGTGCCGCCGGAGGTGGTGCGGCAGATTGAGCATGAGTTGAAGCTCATCGCCGCGCTGGACTTCGCGGGGTACTTCCTGGCGCTGTGGGACATCGTGAAGTACGCCCGAGGCCGGGGGATTCTCTGCCAGGGCCGGGGCAGCGCGGCGAACTCGGCGGTCTGCTACGCGTTGCAGATAACGGCGATTGACCCGGTGCGGATGGGCCTGCTGTTCGAGCGCTTCCTGAGCATGGAGCGCAAGGAGCCGCCGGACATCGACGTGGACTTCGAGCACGAGCGGCGCGAGGAGGTGCTCCAGTACGTCTACGAGAAGCACGGCCGGCAGCGGGCGGGGATGGTGTGCGAAGTCATCTGCTACCGGGGCCGGCTGGCGTTGCGCGAGACGGGCAAGGCCTTGGGGTTGTCCCTGGACCAGGTGGACAAGCTGTCGAAGGTGGCGGCGGCGAATGGCTTCCAGGTGACGCCGGAGGTGCTGCTGGAGGCGGGGCTGTCTGCCTTTGACAGCCGGGTGCAGAAGACGCTGTCCCTGGCGATGGAGATGGAAGGCTTTCCGAGACACCTGTCCATCCACGTGGGCGGCTTCGTGATTACGCGCGAGCCCCTGACGGAGCTGGTGCCGGTGGAGAACGCGGCGATGCCGGGCCGCACCGTCATCCAGTGGGAGAAGGATGACATCAACTCAATTGGCCTGCTGAAGGTGGACCTGCTGGCGCTGGGGATGTTGACGGCGCTGTCGAAGTGTCTCGCGCTGATTCGCGAGCACCACGGGCGTGAGCTGTCATTGGCCACGATTCCGCCGGAGGACCCGAAGGTCTACGACATGCTGTGCGAGGCGGACACGGTAGGCGTGTTCCAGATTGAGAGCCGCGCGCAGATGAACATGCTGCCGAGGCTGAAGCCGAGGACGTTCTACGACCTGGTGGTGGAGATTGCCCTCATCCGTCCGGGGCCGATTGTCGGGAACATGGTGCATCCGTTCCTGAGGCGGCGGAACGGAATCGAGAAGCCGGAGTACCCCAGTGAGGCGGTGAAGGAGATTCTGGGGAAGACGCTGGGCGTGCCGCTCTTCCAGGAGCAGGCGATGAAGCTGGCCATGGTGGCGGCGGGCTTCACGGCGGGAGAGGCGGACGGGCTGCGGCGCGTGCTGAGCCACAAGCGGGCGGAGTCGATGCTGTTGCAGTACCGGGGCCGCTTCGTGGAGGGCTGCATCTCCCGTGGATATCAGCGAGCCCAGGCGGAGGAGTGGTTCGACAACTTCCGGGGCTTCGCGCACTACGGCTTCCCGGAGAGTCACTCCGCGAGCTTCGCGCTGATTGCATACGCGTCGAGCTGGCTGAAGTGTCATTACCCGGCGGCCTTCACGGCGGCGCTGCTGAACTCCCAGCCGATGGGCTTCTACGCGCCGCACACGCTGGTGGCGGATGCGCAGCGGCACGGGGTGGAGGTGCGGCCGGTGGACGTGCAGCGCTCGAGGTGGAACTGCACGTTGGAGGACGGCGGCAAGGCACTGCGGTTGGGACTGCGGATGGTGAAGGGCCTGGGCGCTTCAGCGGGGCAACGGGTGGAGTCGGCGAAGCGGGAAGGGGAGACCTTCCGCGACGTGGGAGACCTCGCGAGGCGGGCGAGGATTCCGAGGCACGAGCTGACGCGGCTGGCCCTGGCGGGCTCTCTGGCCGAGCTGTGTGGCTCGCGGCGCAAGGCGCTGTGGGAGATACAGGCGCTGGGGCCGCTGGACTCGGATGACTTGTTCTTCGGGATGTCGATGGACGGCACGGAGGTGGAATTGCCGTCGATGAGCCTCTTCGAGCGCGTGGTGGCGGACTACGACACGGTGGGGCTGTCGTTGGAGAAGCACCCGCTGGAGTTGCTGAGGCCCGCGCTGAAGAAGATGGGCGCGGTGACGGCGGAGGGATTGAAGCGGGTGCGCTCGGGGCAGAAGGTGTCGGTGGGTGGAATGCTCATCTGCCGGCAGCGGCCGCCCACGGCGAAGGGCATCTGCTTCATCTCGCTGGAGGACGAGACGGGCATCGCCAACCTCATCGTGCCTCCGGACGTGTACGAGGCGTGCCGGAAGCAGATTCACGGCGCCCTGTTCATCGTGGGCCAGGGCGTGCTGGAGCGCTCGGGAAAGGTGACGAACGTGAAGACGCGTCACGTTCAAGGCCTTTCCCAAGCGTGA